From the Armatimonadota bacterium genome, one window contains:
- the cas6e gene encoding type I-E CRISPR-associated protein Cas6/Cse3/CasE: MNQELYITAISAPITTEIAADGWQNFYELHKLVYKGFPDKQTATKARVLYRFDIDGDHGYICVQSKTPPDWSKLPPFVKVSGPVPLQLPPCNPGDKLRFRLLAKPSWKTPRKHPQHKNRRFALSEEPEQRDWLNRKGDQHGFKIEQVSLTDRVWFDTKVKEYKSDGSPKELHAVQFDGILTVTDKEALLQAVANGVGPQKSYGFGLLSLAPIP, encoded by the coding sequence ATGAACCAAGAACTCTACATCACAGCCATCAGCGCGCCCATCACGACCGAAATCGCCGCCGACGGATGGCAAAACTTCTACGAGCTCCACAAACTCGTCTACAAAGGCTTCCCCGACAAACAAACCGCCACCAAAGCCCGAGTCCTCTATCGCTTCGACATCGACGGCGACCATGGCTACATCTGCGTCCAGTCCAAAACCCCGCCCGACTGGTCCAAACTACCCCCCTTCGTCAAAGTCTCCGGCCCCGTACCCCTGCAGCTCCCCCCCTGCAACCCCGGCGACAAGCTCCGCTTCCGACTCCTGGCCAAACCCTCCTGGAAAACGCCCAGAAAGCACCCCCAACACAAAAACCGCCGCTTCGCCCTATCCGAAGAACCCGAACAGCGAGACTGGCTAAACCGCAAAGGCGACCAGCACGGATTCAAAATCGAACAAGTCAGCCTCACCGACCGCGTCTGGTTCGACACCAAGGTCAAGGAGTATAAATCCGACGGCAGCCCAAAGGAACTCCACGCCGTCCAATTCGACGGCATCCTGACCGTAACCGACAAAGAAGCCCTCCTCCAAGCCGTCGCCAACGGCGTCGGGCCCCAAAAGTCCTACGGGTTCGGCCTCCTCAGCCTCGCCCCAATCCCTTAA
- the cas1e gene encoding type I-E CRISPR-associated endonuclease Cas1, translating to MAIGRQLLPVFKEKLSVLYVERAVIERDLHSVAAFTDDGKTQAPIAGVALLMLGPGANLTHAAMSQLVKEDCLVAWVGEEGVRTYAYGFGGPRSSANLVRQAKLATDPEQRTAVARKMYEKRFKQPISPEHSIDQIRGMEGARVRAAYRKLADQYGIEWEGRDYDQADWHDASPVNRALSAANACLYGVCCAAILALGYSPGLGFVHTGNQLSLAYDMADLYKLDLSVPVAFEQAAQGEHLLERRVRHAMRDAFKESRFLQKIVADLDELLGEQEE from the coding sequence ATGGCGATAGGCAGACAACTCTTGCCGGTCTTTAAAGAAAAGCTCAGCGTGCTCTACGTCGAGCGCGCCGTTATCGAGCGCGACCTCCATTCCGTCGCCGCCTTCACCGACGACGGCAAAACCCAAGCCCCCATCGCCGGGGTCGCCCTCCTCATGCTCGGCCCGGGCGCCAACCTCACCCACGCCGCCATGTCCCAACTGGTCAAAGAAGACTGCCTCGTCGCATGGGTCGGAGAAGAAGGCGTCCGCACATACGCCTACGGCTTTGGCGGCCCCCGCAGCAGCGCCAACCTGGTCCGACAAGCCAAACTCGCCACAGATCCCGAACAACGAACCGCCGTCGCCCGCAAAATGTACGAAAAGCGGTTCAAACAACCCATCAGCCCCGAGCATTCCATCGACCAGATCCGCGGCATGGAAGGCGCCCGAGTCCGAGCCGCCTACCGCAAACTGGCCGACCAATACGGCATCGAATGGGAAGGCCGAGACTACGACCAAGCCGACTGGCACGATGCCAGCCCCGTCAATCGCGCCCTCTCCGCCGCCAATGCCTGCCTCTATGGGGTCTGTTGCGCCGCCATCCTCGCCCTGGGCTACAGCCCCGGTCTCGGCTTTGTCCACACCGGCAACCAACTGAGCCTGGCGTACGATATGGCAGACCTCTATAAGCTCGATCTTTCCGTGCCCGTCGCGTTCGAACAGGCCGCCCAAGGCGAACATCTACTGGAGCGCCGCGTGCGCCATGCCATGCGCGACGCCTTTAAAGAAAGCCGCTTTCTCCAAAAGATCGTGGCAGACTTGGACGAGCTCTTAGGCGAGCAAGAAGAGTAG
- a CDS encoding TIGR02710 family CRISPR-associated protein, protein MDKVDGLLLSVGMSVGSEIYSIKQLQPERVAFLCTSGSRPKIDEIVQETGLKPSQYDVRQVEDDPTKLNDFVAKAHEAYVWLREQIGDQGRIAINPTAGRKWMSAGITLFAGRTEAVLLYVDVDFKEGKPVPGEERLVQLGSADDSLGMIACDAAVELFNRSDFEGAAGAFAQIAPSHSAPYRLYRSLVGVSSSLSDWDRFDHYDNDRPATKLQDAAAEIKLVAQEVRNQSLAQWCDEMTTLSAQIRRVSQDEKPSLCAVADLLQNARRKLKAGRYDDAGARAYRALEAIGEWLLSLRNLKPSAIDWSKIPQDAVNNFLALAKSAEGSRPSKLGLSDAFCLSKALGMPEAQSFFDGNRFLFDDYLQIRNLSILAHGWTPAKKDKVERFVASIEQRLRTLDASLPDFRVPNLPKLWT, encoded by the coding sequence ATGGACAAAGTTGACGGACTTTTGCTTTCAGTAGGAATGAGCGTCGGATCGGAGATCTACTCCATCAAACAACTCCAGCCAGAGCGCGTCGCATTCCTGTGCACCAGCGGATCGCGGCCCAAAATCGACGAGATCGTCCAAGAAACCGGCCTCAAACCGTCGCAATACGACGTCAGACAGGTCGAAGACGACCCGACCAAACTCAACGACTTCGTGGCCAAAGCGCATGAAGCCTATGTCTGGCTTCGAGAACAGATCGGCGACCAAGGACGCATCGCCATCAACCCCACCGCAGGCCGAAAATGGATGAGCGCCGGAATCACCCTCTTCGCCGGTCGCACCGAAGCCGTGCTGCTCTACGTAGATGTGGATTTTAAGGAAGGCAAACCCGTTCCGGGTGAGGAACGACTCGTTCAATTAGGCAGCGCCGACGATTCCCTCGGAATGATCGCCTGCGATGCCGCGGTCGAACTGTTCAACCGAAGCGACTTCGAGGGCGCCGCCGGCGCCTTCGCTCAAATCGCCCCCTCTCATTCTGCGCCCTACCGCCTCTACCGATCGCTGGTCGGGGTCAGCAGCAGTCTAAGCGATTGGGACCGCTTCGACCACTACGACAACGACAGACCGGCGACAAAGTTACAGGACGCCGCGGCCGAAATCAAACTCGTCGCTCAAGAAGTCCGAAACCAAAGCCTCGCGCAATGGTGCGACGAAATGACAACGCTATCGGCACAGATACGCCGCGTCAGCCAAGACGAAAAACCCAGTCTCTGCGCCGTGGCCGACCTGCTCCAAAACGCCCGCCGCAAGCTCAAAGCAGGCCGATACGACGACGCCGGAGCCCGCGCCTACCGCGCGCTCGAAGCCATCGGCGAATGGCTCCTCTCCCTGCGAAACCTCAAGCCCTCCGCGATAGATTGGAGCAAAATCCCACAGGACGCCGTAAACAATTTCCTCGCCCTGGCTAAATCGGCAGAAGGCTCAAGGCCCTCAAAACTGGGGCTGTCCGACGCCTTCTGTCTATCTAAAGCCCTTGGAATGCCCGAAGCCCAATCCTTCTTCGACGGCAATCGCTTCCTCTTCGACGACTACCTCCAAATCCGCAACCTCTCGATATTGGCGCATGGTTGGACTCCCGCAAAGAAAGACAAAGTCGAGCGGTTTGTCGCCTCCATCGAACAGCGTCTTCGAACTCTGGACGCGAGCCTGCCCGACTTCCGCGTCCCCAACCTCCCCAAACTCTGGACCTAA
- the cas2e gene encoding type I-E CRISPR-associated endoribonuclease Cas2 yields MVVLVMTAVKPSLRGQLSRWMIEVSAGVFVGALSARVRDGLWDIVTEEAGEGSAALVYTADTEQGFAIRVCGDPDREPVDYDGITLMRFKTKAKR; encoded by the coding sequence ATGGTCGTGCTCGTTATGACTGCCGTCAAGCCCTCCCTGCGCGGCCAGCTCTCTCGATGGATGATCGAGGTGTCGGCCGGAGTCTTTGTCGGCGCGCTCTCGGCCCGTGTGCGCGACGGCCTGTGGGACATCGTAACCGAAGAAGCCGGCGAGGGCAGCGCCGCCCTCGTCTACACCGCCGACACCGAACAAGGCTTCGCCATCCGCGTCTGCGGCGATCCGGATCGAGAGCCCGTCGACTACGACGGCATCACCCTCATG